TTGTCAGAGCGGACCGAGTGGCCTACCTCATCCGAGATTTCTATCAACGATTTGATGACGTGGAGCTCAAGATAAGAAAAGAAAATTTTAACGGCGTTTGGGAGGCTTTGGTAAATGGACGATGCGATGTTGCCATTGGCGCTACATCAACCATACCTGTCGGCGGGCCTTTTTTATCAAAGTCTATGGGTAAAGTTGTATGGAGTCTGGTGATGTCACCAGCACATCCATTAGCGCACATTTCGGAACCGATAACTGATCAGGCACTTCTGCCCTATCCTGCTGTTTGTTTAAGTGACACCAGTTGGCAATTTGTTCCACGGAGCTTTGCGGCTGCGCCTAATCAACGTCAAATCCAGGTGCCAGATTGGGTTCAGGCAATTAATGTGTTGCGAAGCGGACTCGGTATTGGCTGGGTCCCTCGGCATTTGGCGAAAAGTTTTATTGAATCTGGCAGCCTCATCGAAAAGGAAATGGTCTCCCCTTTGCCTGCCAGTGATTGCGCATTGTTGTGGAATTCTCGCCAACAATCCCCCGCCCAACAATGGGTACTTGAATATCTTGGTGATGGACTCCAGCTTAGAACACACTGGATCGATTAATATTAAGCATTGATTAATATAGCTATGTGATAAGATAGCTATCATTGGAACTTGTTAACACCTGACCGCGTCAAATGCTGTAGAAGAAAATTTCAAGCCTCTGACGATGTTAAGCATTTGGAGATGTATATGAATCAGGAAACCCTATATTCCACAAGCACATCCGGCATTGTTGTCAATAAGATGTTGCGTAATACCTATATGTTACTGGCGATGACACTGGCATTTTCTGCTGTTTGTGCTGGTCTCGCCATGGCATTACAAATTACACCTTTGATGTCTCTCGGACTTTCGATTGGTGGTTTAATCCTGCTTTTTGTAACACTACGCAAGGCGGATTCAGCCGCCGGGCTATTATGGGTATTTGCCTTTACCGGTATGGAAGGCGCATCTCTGGGCTACATGCTCAATCACTACGCCGGTATGACAAATGGCCCAATGTTAATTATGCAGGCGCTCGGTCTTACTGCAGCAATATTTGTGGCATTATCAGCTTATGCCTTGACCACAAAAAAAGATTTTTCTTTTATGCGTGGCTTCCTAATCGCTGGTTTGGTCGTCGTGGTACTTGCTGCGATTGTGAATATTTTCTTGGGTAGCAGCGTTGTTTTTATGGCATTGAATGCGGGTGTCGCATTATTGATGACCGGTTTTATTCTTTTTGATACCAGTCGTATCGTGAATGGCGGCGAAACTAACTACATTCGCGCAACGATTTCACTCTACCTGGACTTTCTAAATCTGTTTGTTAGCATCCTGAACCTCCTGGGTGCAGGCAAAGATGATTAAATAGCGCTAAAACTTCTCGTTTTAGGTAAAATGGCCCTGTTTATCAGGGTCATTTTTATTTATGAGTAAATTTATTATTTTAGTGACCGGGCAGGTCTATGGTCCTGCGAGCGGTTGGCATGCCTATCAATTTACTAAAACAGCGCTTGAGACAGGGCACGATATTCATTGTGTGTTCTTTTTTCGTGATGGCGTCACACAATCTAATGCGTTGGTCTCGCCTGCATCAGATGAAACAGATCTCGTACGCCTTTGGCAATCACTGGCTGAACAATATCAATTGTCGTTAGTGAACTGTGTATCTGCAGCTTGGCGCCGAGGTGTGATATCACTAGAAGATGCGCAAGAAAATGGCATTAGTAATTCGAATCTTGCTGCGGGCTTTATCATGGGCGGATTAGGTGAACTGGTGGCCGGTATTGAACAATCAACACGAATGGTGCGTTTCTGATGAAATCAATAGCAATCATCTTTCGTCAGGGGCCACACGGAAACGAAGCAGGCAGAGAAGCGCTCGATTTGGCGTTGATGGCAGCAACTTATGAACAACAAGTACATTTGGTGTTTATAGACAGCGGGGTGCTGAATCTCCTTTCCGGACAACAACCCGAGTTGATTGGTTGTAAGGATTACATTGCCACGTTCAAAGCTTTGGATATCTATGACGTGGCCTCTGTCAGTGTCAGTGAAAGTGCCATTTTAAATTTCGGTTTAGCTAATCTGCCTCTAATATATCCCGCGGAATTAGTTGATGATGAACAGATCCGTAAACTGCTCGAACAAGTGGATGAGGTCTTGGTATTTTGAATATATTACATCACATCACAAAGTCACCGAATGAAAGTAATGCCCTCGCCTGTGCATTACACTTTGCCAAAGACCAAGACTCGTTAGTGTTAGCCGGAAATGCCATCGAGGCAATGCTGCAACCGCAATGGATCGCAGCATTGAAAATCTGCAATGTATTTTTAATGAGACCTGATGTTGATGCGCGAGGACTGGCTAAATGTTTCGCCAATTATCAACAAATCGAATACAAGGATTTTATTGCACTGACCTTAACTCACGCCAAAGTGATATCGTGGTAAATAATGATTGAATTTAATGGAAAGCAGATAGCGACGGACTCCCAGGGTTATCTTAAAAATATTGAAGACTGGGACCCTTCATTGGCGTCGTTAATTGCGAGCACAGAAGACATCGTGTTAACCGATGCACATTGGGAAGTGATAAATTTTGTCAGGGATTTTTATCTCGAGTATAAAACTAGCCCAGCCATCAGGGTGCTGGTAAAGGCGATTGGACAAAAACTTGGCCCAGACAAAGGAAACTCAAAGTATCTGTATAAACTGTTTCCTGTTGGCCCCGCTAAACAAGCCACTAAAATTGCTGGACTGCCAAAACCAGCAAAATGCATTTAACCCAAGCCAATAAAAAAGGTCCATTAATGGACCTTTTTTATTGCTATACCAAATTTTCGTAAAACAAAATGGCTGCTTTAGCTATTGTGGCCAACGCCAACACCGAAAATACGGTAACTACGGCCACATAAGTCAGCCAGCGCAAATTGCGCCCGCCATTATCCATACATGACCTTTTGTGTTAACCGATTTGTTCTAGTCCACCCATATAAGGGCGTAATATTTCTGGGACAGTAATACTGCCATCAGCGTTTTGATAATTTTCCAAAACGGCAACCAACGTACGACCTACGGCCAATCCTGAACCATTAAGGGTATGTAACAGTTTTGGCTTTTTGTCATCATTGCTGCGATAACGTGCTTGCATGCGCCGAGCCTGGAAATCTTTCATATTGGAGCATGAAGAAATTTCCCGGTAGGTATTCTGCGCTGGTAACCATACTTCGATATCGTACGTTTTAGCAGAGCTAAATCCCATATCTCCAGTACAAAGTACGATGACACGATATGGCAAGCCTAGTTTTTGCAGTACAGTTTCAGCGTCTTTGGTCAGACTTTCCAATTCGTCCATTGAAGTTTCTGGTTTTACCAATTTCACCAATTCGACTTTTTCGAATTGATGTTGACGGATTAGGCCACGGGTATCTTTACCGTATGAACCAGCTTCGCTACGGAAACAGGCAGTTTGCGCTGTAAGCTTAACCGGCAAATCATCTTCTTCGATAATCGTGTCGCGCGCCAAGTTCGTTAGTGGGACTTCAGCCGTCGGGATCAGATGCAGACTCTGTCCTTCTTCTGTTGCTGGCTTGGTGTGGAACAGATCTTCAGCAAATTTGGGTAACTGGCCAGTTCCCAATAAGCTGGCATCGTTCACCAACAATGGCACATAAGCTTCAGTATATCCGTGTTGCTGAGTATGCAAGTCCAGCATGAACTGCGCCAAAGCACGATGCATGCGGGCAATCTGTCCTCGCATTACCACAAAGCGTGCGCCTGTTAATTTAACGGCATTTTTAAAGTCTAGACCTTTAACTTGTTCCCCCAAATCCACATGGTCTTTGATAGGAAAGTCAAATGTTTTAGGCGTGCCCCAACGGCGGATTTCGACGTTCTGAGATTCATCTGGACCTACCGGAACTGATTCATCTGGCAGGTTGGGCATGCTCATCGCTATGGCGTTCAATTCATCCAGTAACTGGGACAGCTCTTGCTTTTTGGTCTCCAATTTACCACCGAGATCATTGACTTGAGCCATAATCTCGGAAACATCTTCACCTTTGGCTTTCGCTTGTCCGATAGACTTAGACATAGCGTTACGACTAGCCTGCAACTCTTCAGTTTCTACCTGCAGAGCTTTGCGTTTTTCTTCAAGCTTGGTGAGCCGGTCAACATCAAGAATAAAACCACGGGTAGCCAGCCGCTCGGCGGTGGTGGCAAGTTCATTACGCAGATATTTAGGATCTAACATCTTTTTTGTCTTTGGTTATTAAACGCGTGAAAAAATTAGTTGCTGACCTAAGAATACCATCAAAAGACAGATCCCCAGATTCAGCACCACATTTAAAAATGCCTTGAGCCAATCTCCAGCTTGCATAAGCAGCAAGGTTTCATTTGAGAAAGTTGAAAAGGTGGTCAGTGCTCCCAGAAAACCCACACCAATCAGCGCCTTTATCTCCGGACTGACATGACTCAACTGCCCCAGTGCGAAGACGACTCCCATCAAAAAAGAGCCCAGTACATTAACAGTCAGTGTACCAAAAGGAAAACTACTGCCAAATAGCTGGATCATAAATAACGAAATAAGATTGCGCAAAACTGCACCGGTCGCACCACCAAGGGCCACCCATAAAAGATTATTCATAACGTTTTCGCTCGCTTTGCGAATCGAGTTGTTCGAGTTGCTTAAGTTTTTCTGCCATACGTTTTTCAAAGCCACGTTCGGTAGGGAAATAAAATTTGCTGTTTTTTAGTGGTTCTGGGAAATAATTTTCACCAGCAGCGTAAGCATTCGTTTCGTCATGGGCATAACGGTACTCTTTCCCTGCCCCCATCTCTTCAAGCAATTTTGTCGGTGCATTACGTAGATGCATAGGCACCGCTTCACCACCGGTTTCTCTTGCCAACTGCCGCGCGGCCTTAAAGGCTGTATACACTGCATTAGATTTTGGCGCTAACGCTAGGTAGACAATCGCTTGCGCTATGGCTCTTTCTCCTTCAGCAGGCCCTACACGATGAAAACATTCCCAAGCATTCAATGCTACGGTCATCGCCGTCGGGTCCGCATTGCCCACATCTTCCGAGGCGATGGCTAAAAG
This portion of the Shewanella yunxiaonensis genome encodes:
- the punR gene encoding DNA-binding transcriptional activator PunR, which produces MLSEQSLELIDLVAQLGSFTAAATHLNKVPSAVSYAIKQIEDEIGVVLFERHHRSVSLTPAGVHFVEESRELLKSIFRLKRRTLQAANGWQPSLAIALDCVVRADRVAYLIRDFYQRFDDVELKIRKENFNGVWEALVNGRCDVAIGATSTIPVGGPFLSKSMGKVVWSLVMSPAHPLAHISEPITDQALLPYPAVCLSDTSWQFVPRSFAAAPNQRQIQVPDWVQAINVLRSGLGIGWVPRHLAKSFIESGSLIEKEMVSPLPASDCALLWNSRQQSPAQQWVLEYLGDGLQLRTHWID
- a CDS encoding Bax inhibitor-1/YccA family protein translates to MNQETLYSTSTSGIVVNKMLRNTYMLLAMTLAFSAVCAGLAMALQITPLMSLGLSIGGLILLFVTLRKADSAAGLLWVFAFTGMEGASLGYMLNHYAGMTNGPMLIMQALGLTAAIFVALSAYALTTKKDFSFMRGFLIAGLVVVVLAAIVNIFLGSSVVFMALNAGVALLMTGFILFDTSRIVNGGETNYIRATISLYLDFLNLFVSILNLLGAGKDD
- the tusD gene encoding sulfurtransferase complex subunit TusD; its protein translation is MSKFIILVTGQVYGPASGWHAYQFTKTALETGHDIHCVFFFRDGVTQSNALVSPASDETDLVRLWQSLAEQYQLSLVNCVSAAWRRGVISLEDAQENGISNSNLAAGFIMGGLGELVAGIEQSTRMVRF
- the tusC gene encoding sulfurtransferase complex subunit TusC, whose product is MKSIAIIFRQGPHGNEAGREALDLALMAATYEQQVHLVFIDSGVLNLLSGQQPELIGCKDYIATFKALDIYDVASVSVSESAILNFGLANLPLIYPAELVDDEQIRKLLEQVDEVLVF
- the tusB gene encoding sulfurtransferase complex subunit TusB translates to MNILHHITKSPNESNALACALHFAKDQDSLVLAGNAIEAMLQPQWIAALKICNVFLMRPDVDARGLAKCFANYQQIEYKDFIALTLTHAKVISW
- a CDS encoding TusE/DsrC/DsvC family sulfur relay protein, with amino-acid sequence MIEFNGKQIATDSQGYLKNIEDWDPSLASLIASTEDIVLTDAHWEVINFVRDFYLEYKTSPAIRVLVKAIGQKLGPDKGNSKYLYKLFPVGPAKQATKIAGLPKPAKCI
- the serS gene encoding serine--tRNA ligase; the protein is MLDPKYLRNELATTAERLATRGFILDVDRLTKLEEKRKALQVETEELQASRNAMSKSIGQAKAKGEDVSEIMAQVNDLGGKLETKKQELSQLLDELNAIAMSMPNLPDESVPVGPDESQNVEIRRWGTPKTFDFPIKDHVDLGEQVKGLDFKNAVKLTGARFVVMRGQIARMHRALAQFMLDLHTQQHGYTEAYVPLLVNDASLLGTGQLPKFAEDLFHTKPATEEGQSLHLIPTAEVPLTNLARDTIIEEDDLPVKLTAQTACFRSEAGSYGKDTRGLIRQHQFEKVELVKLVKPETSMDELESLTKDAETVLQKLGLPYRVIVLCTGDMGFSSAKTYDIEVWLPAQNTYREISSCSNMKDFQARRMQARYRSNDDKKPKLLHTLNGSGLAVGRTLVAVLENYQNADGSITVPEILRPYMGGLEQIG
- the crcB gene encoding fluoride efflux transporter CrcB yields the protein MNNLLWVALGGATGAVLRNLISLFMIQLFGSSFPFGTLTVNVLGSFLMGVVFALGQLSHVSPEIKALIGVGFLGALTTFSTFSNETLLLMQAGDWLKAFLNVVLNLGICLLMVFLGQQLIFSRV